One part of the Vitis riparia cultivar Riparia Gloire de Montpellier isolate 1030 chromosome 15, EGFV_Vit.rip_1.0, whole genome shotgun sequence genome encodes these proteins:
- the LOC117932692 gene encoding B3 domain-containing transcription factor NGA1-like, whose amino-acid sequence MEFGQEMKGFCDKEEEQEEEEEEEEEEEEIMGETCKVPFSSSSSSCASPMYKGVAPEPYRYEQQQQQQRAWLGTSEPEEEAARSYDRAALELGGPDGVTDSSRKLEFVNLSLKNNEDGDGGGGCSSSVGGGGVCVEREHMFDKAVTPSDVGKLNRLVIPKQHAEKYFPLDSSASDKGLLLNFEDRDGKPWRFRYSYWNSSQSYVMTKGWSRFVKEKKLDAGDIVSFERGVGESGKDRLYIDWRRRPDAPDPTSLSHLHLPTQLPFSQSVRWGRLYSLPQSPSMSMNMPQGHDHMQQLNYSSIHPYHRHHHHHPHHHHHHHHHHHQRNTLSGGYHDYNAVTSGSGSLYYLSSSSSSHQIGAVQQGGDAPMVINSVPVVHGKTTAKRLRLFGVNMECSTPDDHPECNILPSTAIPHVTMASLSPHLPSSSLPPLQLRLFNGSPLQAVPDEFPKKGKTSLSFDLDL is encoded by the coding sequence ATGGAGTTTGGGCAAGAAATGAAAGGTTTTTGTgataaagaagaagaacaggaggaggaggaggaagaagaagaagaagaagaggaaataaTGGGAGAAACATGTAAGGTacccttttcttcttcatcttcatcttgtGCTTCTCCTATGTACAAAGGCGTTGCTCCGGAGCCATATAGGTAtgagcagcagcagcagcagcaaagGGCGTGGCTGGGAACGTCGGAGCCTGAAGAAGAGGCAGCTAGATCTTATGATCGAGCTGCACTGGAGCTTGGTGGCCCAGATGGAGTCACCGATTCGAGCAGGAAGCTGGAATTTGTGAACTTATCACTGAAAAATAACGAGGACGGTGATGGAGGAGGAGGATGCAGCAGCAGCGTCGGTGGTGGTGGGGTGTGTGTTGAGAGAGAGCATATGTTTGACAAGGCCGTGACACCAAGTGATGTAGGAAAACTCAACCGCCTTGTCATACCAAAGCAGCATGCTGAAAAGTACTTTCCCCTTGACTCTTCCGCTAGCGATAAGGGCCTCCTCTTGAATTTCGAAGATCGGGACGGGAAGCCTTGGCGATTCCGATACTCCTACTGGAATAGCAGCCAAAGCTATGTGATGACCAAAGGGTGGAGCCGCTTTGTCAAGGAGAAGAAGCTTGATGCCGGTGATATAGTCTCCTTTGAGCGCGGTGTTGGAGAATCAGGTAAGGACCGTTTGTATATAGACTGGAGGCGCCGGCCTGATGCACCGGACCCCACTTCCCTCTCCCATCTACATCTTCCAACCCAGCTACCATTCTCCCAGTCCGTCCGATGGGGCAGACTATACTCACTCCCCCAGTCACCGTCCATGTCCATGAACATGCCCCAAGGCCATGACCATATGCAGCAACTCAATTACAGCAGTATTCATCCTTATCATCgccaccaccatcaccacccccaccaccatcaccaccaccaccaccaccaccaccagagGAACACCTTAAGCGGTGGTTATCATGACTACAATGCAGTGACTTCAGGTTCAGGCTCCCTATACTAcctatcatcatcatcttcctcGCATCAGATTGGGGCAGTGCAACAGGGAGGGGATGCTCCCATGGTTATCAACTCCGTACCGGTTGTCCACGGTAAAACAACAGCCAAACGTCTCAGGCTATTTGGTGTAAACATGGAGTGTTCAACCCCAGATGATCACCCCGAGTGCAACATATTGCCTTCAACCGCAATACCGCATGTTACAATGGCTTCTCTCTCTCCTCATCTTCCCTCCTCTTCTCTCCCTCCTCTCCAATTAAGGCTCTTCAATGGCTCCCCGCTTCAAGCAGTGCCAGATGAGTTTCCAAAGAAAGGGAAGACTTCCTTGTCCTTTGATTTGGATCTCTGA